The following nucleotide sequence is from Hippopotamus amphibius kiboko isolate mHipAmp2 chromosome 11, mHipAmp2.hap2, whole genome shotgun sequence.
ggggggggtaaataAGCTTAAGTGTTTGACTCACCTCATTCATAACAAGctgaatgcttttctttttgaataataGAAAAGACtcaaaaatgggaggaaatgttaatatataaaatgtaaacctTTGGATGCAAGAACTCATGTGCTGGGTACCTGCATCAGCTTGATTCAGATCAGTGTTCTCATTTCTCCTGCAGACCCAGAAAACATTGGGCTAAACAGATATAAATTAGACATTTTACAGTCTATCAGTCATTGAGTCTGTATGGAATTTGCAGACCATTTTAAACACACATATACTATGGAAATAAGGCCACAAAAGTGCAAAAGAGAATATCCATTTCCTCCTGATATTTGTACCACTAGAGGGAGTTCCAGAAGAAAAATCACTGCAAGTAAGAGCTAATAACGGCACTTACAGAGTCTTTGCTGTGTAACATTCACAGTTCCCATGGACTCATTTATGTAATTCTGTTCACAGCCCTAATGAGGTGGATGTCATTATCCCCCAtttacagaggagaaagctgAGTGCTGAGTTGTACACTTCGTCCACCTGTACAAAGTATACAATTTTGTGAAAGGAGATTTATCAACATTTATTAAAACCGCAATTGTACATGCTCTTTGAATCAGCAACTCCACCTGTGTGGAAGGCAGTGAACTTCACGGGCATTCAACCAGGGCAGTCGCACAGGGCCCGTGCTTAGGAAGGGACACTATGTTTGGGCTTTAATGCTCTGTGTCactatcttgaaattcttaataattttctttcaatttgtgTTTCTTAAGTGAAGTCCAATGGGGTAATAGAACATATGCTGAAGGCTTGGAGCCTAGGTTCAAGCTTGATCTTGCTTTTCAGCCTCCCCAGGACTGGTTTTCAGTTGCCTTCAACTCCCCCCGGGAACCACTGCCACCCTCTGAGCCACTCTCTCCCAGCAGGAGCCTGGGcacaggggagagaggaggtcaGGCATACAAACCAGTCTTGCCAAGTTGAGTGGCAGGACCCCAAGCACATGGGAAGGCCTGCGTTCTCTGCCCGCTAAGTATGCCAGTGCCTGAAGGACTGTGATattaaatagcaaaaacaaaaacaaagccgcCATGACAGGTCAAGAGTGAAACCACAGAGAGTGCAAGAGccttcttgggaattccctggctttcCATTGGTAcggactctgggcttccactgcaggaggcctgggttcaggaaactaagatcccacaagccacgcggtgtggccaaaaaaagaaaaaaaacttttttcttcctcttaatgAAGCTTTTACAATCAGAGCCTAATGTAAAGCTTGACACACATCGTTTCTGTTAAATATCTATTAACTTAAATtaattgaatacatttttatttaacctagtaaaatggatatttaaaaaattgaaacaatctaaatgttcttGGAAAATAGTCAAATAAATATGATACATTCATACCATAACATATTGTGTAGCTGTATAAAATAACAAGGATGTTCGTTAGGTACTAATATAGATTGTCTCCAAGATAAATTGTTGTtaccatttatgttaaaaagggACTGAGGTTGAATTAGTCCTCACATTCAGGAACTTTCTCTTGGGGCTCCCTCTAGTGGCACATATGTGGAAGGATTCAGAGAAAAAACCAGTTGGCTCCGGATGGGCTGGGAGATTTTCAAAGTATGTCATTTTATACCTTTTGGATTTGGAAACAGAAGCAAAtgaacaaccaaataaataaataagaacctATTTTCAAAAGTTCAATAGGGCTATACTATGTATCAATGTGGAATTACGCATTATTAAGTAAATACCACAAGAAGCAGAACACAAGAAGCGAACAGtgcatgatatatattttacacattttctggAAAAGAGTACACAGTACTTCTATTGGGTAACATCTAGGTAAGCTCCTATTTATTGCGTGCTTACTATTTCACATACGGATAGTGTGTGAATTAATACACACATTACATATTTATAGTATGTCGCTTTGCACACATGACTATCTACACGGCCTGTTATCAGACCTGGTGAGAGATGTAGATCAAATGAAATTACTGAGGAGAGCAATAACAGCCTGAGAATACTTGCAAGATCATATAACATATGCCACCCAAAATTGAAGTAACAGTTAAGTGCTGAAGGAAATGACCAGCCTGTCCAACAACACAGGGTTGTTAGACACATCCACACCATGCTCCACGCCCAGCAAAACTCCGATGCTCCTGTACCCAGATTTCTGTACACAGCAACACCACCGTCTTTGTTTTTGCTGGtggcccctcccctttcccttgaCCAGAGACCCTGTCATCCAAGGGACTGCTGACCAGCTCCAGAAATCCACCCCCTTTCCAAAGATGTGAGGCAGCTGAGGGCATGGAGCCTAGTGAGGTGAGCTCTTCAGAGGTAGGGGGTGCAGTCCTTAGGACTGCTAGGATGCCTGACTTCAAATCCCCGCTCTGCCACCCCCTAGTGGTGTGGGCTTGAGCAAATGACGTAACTTattttgtgcctcaatttcctcatctgtaaaataacagtgataatagtttaatgtttgttttactgtcatgagaattaaatgagttaatatatgtaaatcatttAGAACAGTGGCACATGGGCGTTTTTAGTAAGGTGTTTTTTGctgggtttggtttttgttttttgggttttggtttttttttttctccccagagatGCTGTCATTTCTCCAAAGTGGCTTTGGTTGGCTAGGTCCTGACCCTCTCTGATCTTGtaaccctcccctccaccctgatCTCCCATCCAGCTTTTGACAACTGCACTAGTGCTGGACAATTTCAAGCACCCTACCATCCCCAAACCCTGCCCAGGAAAGCATTGTACGTAACTCTCTTACTTGAACCTGAACTTGTATCTTGGAGGAAGAGCATCACAGGATATGTTAGGTTCTGGAAGGAGAGAATCCCTGCTTGAGAGGAAGTCAGGCAAGCCCAGAGACTCCTCTTCCCACCTCATTCACCCCTTCAGACCTTGACTTTCACCCTCACGGCTTCAGAATAGCCAGCCTGCTTCTGTCCAAACTCCAGCTGCTTTGCAGAGGAAAAGAATACACCACTCCCAGACTCAGCTGACCGGAGTCCATCCTTCTAGCCCCTCACGCTCATCTCagacaaaagcagaaaatgtTCATGTCCCTGGCATGTTCCTAGCCCAAGAATGGTGCTGCCCAATATAATTTTTCGTGATGATGGATCTGGTCTATATGTGTGCTGTCCGATGCAGTAACCACTGGCTGTATGTGCTACTGCGCATTTGAAACACAGCTAGTGCAAATCAAggagctgaattttaaattttacttaattttaatttaaatgggCACTTGTGACTAGTGATGACTGTATTGGACAGCATGGCTTTAAATTGTccatcctgactttttttttttttgtgaaacaTCCTTGTTTTAAGATTGACAAGCACATTTTTCAAACTTGGTGCTGATGCTGGTCTCACCCTTCAGTGATCAGCCAGGTCTGGGGGATAAAGAGAAAGATCATATGTCCATCCCAGATCTCACTTTTCCCTGTGACACTGATGAAATTGGAGACTGGTGCCCAGGCTGTGGGATGTGTCCTGGTTGCTGGTCGGTCTGGCCTGCCTGTGTTGATTGACAGCTGCTGACTTTGCAATATAGCTCTCTTCACACTTGCCTCTCAGAGCACAGGTGGCCATCAACACCTGACACTCAACTTGTGACTTTCCGAAATGTATTCTTTGGGAGGGAGAAGCTAACAAAGCCCAAGCAACACATCTGAACATAAGGAAGGGCATTTGGATTtgcagggggagagagggaggtcaGATATCAAGAGGAAAGAATGGCCTGGCAATGACATTTATGAGACTGTGGAAATAGGAAACAAAGTCtaaatgtttcttcttcttctttttttttaaatccaacaCAGCTCCCTCTCCCTTGGCTAGCACCTGGAGGAGAGGGGTTGAAGGAACCTTGCAGATTATACGGATGAGCCTCATCCAGAGGTCCAGTGTGTGATCCACCCCAACAGGTCAGATCCTAGAAGCCCCCTGAAAGGCTGGGTCAccaggagggagtgggggaggaagaCCCAGTACCAGGCAGCCTCTGCTCCGTAGCTCTGAGGGGGCGGGGAAGGCAAAACCTGGTCATCTCCTGACTCTGTAGCCCTTTTGTGTAAGTGCCTGGCAAAGATGACATGGGGCTGTGCCTGGGAGCACAGCTGCAGCTctgctggggaggaggcagggccagaGCAGCTCTGCCCTCCCCGATCCTTCCTTGGGGCTTTTTCAGTGGTGGGGACATGAACCCTGAGGGCCTCTGCTTGGCCTGACCCTGCTCCAGGGGTTCTCTGTCCCCACTGACAGCAGAAATGGCCAGTTTTTTGAGCTCTTCTCTGTCCAGCTGCCTCccctcactcctcctcctcctcctccaactgTCTTCCAGCTCTGCAGGTAAGAGttatctttattcctgctctgggGAGACCCTGAGAACAGAAAGGCTCGTTCCCTGGGCTCACCTCCTTCAACTTACCCTCAGGTTGCTATGCAAGTTATCTTTCCAAAACATAGATGTGTTGACGTGGTTCCCCTCAGACACCTTCCGTGTCTCCCTACAGCCTTCAGAAGGGGACCCAACTCCATTATGCAACCTTGACACAGGGCTCTCCTTGAACTTCTTACCTATGGTTCCAGCTTTGGTTTCTCACCTGTCAAGTGGGGAATATCATAATAACAGTGTCTTGGAGTTGCCATCAGGGTTCAGTGAGATAAGGTATATATAATGTGCTTAGTCGTGCCTGCCCCATGGTAAATCTTGATACATGTTTGCTGAGTTGTAGTGTATGGTCATGTTTGAGAGTTCTGTTTCACACGATCAGGCACTAATAAGCTTTTACAGAGGAGCCCTGCTCTCAGAAGACAGATTCCTAATCTCAGGGAGCCACCCAACAGAGAAGGCTCAGAACATGTACTCCTTTGGGAAATCATTGCAGGTCTAATGGAGAAACCAGCCTCATCTTCTAGTAGCTCCAAATCTGACAAGGAGATATATcccacagagggaaaaaagactGGGAGCATACACAAGGGCAGGGTCCAGGAGATGTAGAGAGGGCTGAAGatacagaggaaaagaagaaggaaatagagCCACCTCTAGGATGGAAAATCTCAGAGGAGAAGAATTTGGGACCAGGGTGTGAACAAGGACAGAGGGCTGAGAAGTGATggagaggtggtggtggaggagcaACCAAAGCAAAACCTCTAAGGGGAGAAGAAGGATCAATTTGGCCAAGTCTGAACGGGAAGGCCCATGGAACAATTAAACTGCAAGATGCTGGACCGCACTCCAAGGTGGGACCTAAAGACTGGGATGACCACATGCTAGAATGTTCTGTACAGGGAACTCACGGTATCTCTATAACCAGAGACCTTTAAGAAAAATTGAGCTTTTCCCTGGCTctagaaatgcatttaaaaattatcttcttcTTTCCCTGTTTTGAAACAACCGTCCCCACAACATACTTGTCAGGTTTGCCTCTGAtgctcagtttcttttctttggtgTCTTGGACAGGACAGTTCAGAGTAATAGGACCAGGGCACCCCATCCGGGCGCTGGTGGGGGATGAAGCAGAATTGCCCTGTCGCATATCTCCAGGAAAGAATGCTACAGGCATGGAGGTGGGATGGTACCGGTCCCCCTTCTCCAGGGTGGTCCACCTCTACCGAAATGGCAAGGACCAAGATGAAGAGCAGGCGCCTGAATACCGGGGCCGCACGGAGCTGCTGAAAGAGACTATTGGGGAGGGGAAGGTGACCCTCAGGATCCGAAATGTAAGGTTCGCAGATGAAGGGGGTTTCACCTGCTTCTTCCGGGATCATTCTTACCAAGAGGAGGCAGCAGTGGAGTTGAAAGTGGAAGGTGAGTAGTGCACATAATAGTAGGTATTGTCTGTTGAGTGGCCAAGACCTCTCTTTGTGCCTTCAATCATTCTCTCAATTGATATAAGATCCTTCAACCTAAACAGCTCACTCCCTGGAATTAACTCCATAGAGGTACGCACATCAGTACGTGGGAATTCATACACTCACAATGTCCCTTCCGTCATTATTCTGTATGGGAAAGAAGCCAGAGTCAGAGTCCATGCCCATGAGTAGGGAGTGACTGAGTAAAAGCTGTTATCCATACAGGGATATCATGCAGCCAGTTTAAAGATTGTTTTAGGGCCATACCAGACTGCTTGGAGGCATTTTACTAGGTATTGTTGACTGATAAAAGCAAGCTAcagaaaatagggaaaaaaaaccaaaaccgtATGTTTTACATATGagagaagtatataaaaagatatCCATAAGGAGTTAATGTGGCTCActttgggggagaaaagggaTGATGGGGTGTGatccaactaaaaaaaaaaagaccataattTTATCCATGTCATCctatttatccatttatataaaagtatatatatatatatatcatgtacATTTGTGGGTACAtatagagaaatttttttaaatttttaaatagaaaaattgataaaAGCAGGCagcaaaatctaaaataatcaaTTTGTGATTATTTTGTGCTACAAGAGGGGAATATGAATTATCTGAAAGTTAATTGAAGTATCCAAGTGGACTTTTTCCCTTCTTGTTTTGCTttggattgttttttcatttatttgttataaGCAAGGACCTTATTCCTAACAAGTCAAACTGATCAAATCCTATTACAATGAATTCCTCAGCTGATGCATTCGTGATGTTTTATTAGATGAGGAACATTATTGAAGACTATTCCTGGTAAACATAGTCGCAAGTGAATTAAACAAGTAGAACAATTGTCTGAATATAATCATAGAAAGAGATGTTACTGATAGATTTTACCTCCACTGCTTCCTTTCTCCAGAATTTCATTTGTGGTATATTTCGTGTGATGGAtgactttgaaatttattttttgttttatcccGGAGGGGTTAAGACGGGACGAGGAGGGGGAGATTTGAAAGTTGATTGCTAtttaattaggggaaaaaaaatattttgaggcatAAGCCTCAGGtcatttcccttccctcctccccacctgcagCTTTAAACCTCAGACAATTGATCACTTTTGTATCTCAAGGGCCACTGTCGCAGTGCTGGGACCAGAAGATGGCATTGTATGCAGGATAACAAAGCGCTATTTCTAGAGACGAATTTCAGGGATGTGAAAATAGCTTTGTGTGTCACAGAACGTTCTTCATACAGCTGTGCTCACTGGGAGGTTTTTACCTGCAAGGAAGTCTGATGGAGAGGACCTCTCCTCATGATTTTCCTCATTCCTGTTCAATAGCTTCCTAGCTCGATGACTGCCTCTCCCAGtacattccccacccccaccaccaaagagggggaaaaaaagcctctgGGAAGAAAGTTTTCCTTTGGGTGGACTTCCACATTCCAACCCTCTTCCTCCCATCTCATAATCTGCATGCCTAagagtcttttaaaaaagaggtTTTATAAGGGACCACCCACCTAGCATGCGGATCCGGATctgggaagctgagacaaaattAGGGTTGAAATGCAATAACTATGTGATTGCCAAGTTTCAGGTGTAATTACCTCCCCTCTTTCTCTAAAGAGTTTCTAATCTCTCTTTCCAACTTTATATTTCTCTTGTCGTTTTCGTGAGTTTATTACTAGTTGTCACTAATCCTTCCTTTAAGCTCTT
It contains:
- the MOG gene encoding myelin-oligodendrocyte glycoprotein isoform X1, which gives rise to MASFLSSSLSSCLPSLLLLLLQLSSSSAGQFRVIGPGHPIRALVGDEAELPCRISPGKNATGMEVGWYRSPFSRVVHLYRNGKDQDEEQAPEYRGRTELLKETIGEGKVTLRIRNVRFADEGGFTCFFRDHSYQEEAAVELKVEDPFYWINPGVLVLIAVLPVLLLQITVGLVFLCLQRRLRGKLRAEIENLHRTFDAHFLRVPCWKITLFVIVPVLGPLVALIICYNWLHRRLAGAVLGQQRGPLSSRGSSQP
- the MOG gene encoding myelin-oligodendrocyte glycoprotein isoform X2 codes for the protein MASFLSSSLSSCLPSLLLLLLQLSSSSAGQFRVIGPGHPIRALVGDEAELPCRISPGKNATGMEVGWYRSPFSRVVHLYRNGKDQDEEQAPEYRGRTELLKETIGEGKVTLRIRNVRFADEGGFTCFFRDHSYQEEAAVELKVEDPFYWINPGVLVLIAVLPVLLLQITVGLVFLCLQRRLRGKLRAEIENLHRTFDAHFLRVPCWKITLFVIVPVLGPLVALIICYNWLHRRLAGQFLEELRNPF